From the Lolium rigidum isolate FL_2022 chromosome 2, APGP_CSIRO_Lrig_0.1, whole genome shotgun sequence genome, one window contains:
- the LOC124686495 gene encoding polygalacturonase inhibitor-like — translation MRAIHILAVLLLLAAGAAAGAVKKACHGGDEAALLAVKADFSNASSFVSWTPDIPCCHWPGIDCSDDDGSGGTTGRVVSLAILRDDGITGAVPGDAIAGLTRLQILFLFKLPRVSGAIPAALARLSGLKELTISRTGVSGPVPSFLGALKALESLDLSFNALTGAIPASLGAPPRLISVDLSRNRLTGRIPPLLLSKAGPQAFLSLSHNNLSGGIPAEFAAVNFEQIDLSRNQLTGDASLLFGRGDDDKPVLDSADLSRNALSFNMSGLRLTRRLDSLDLSHNMIYGGIPAVVANLANLQVFNVSYNRLCGAVPVGAAARYDLYSFAHNKCLCGAPLPDPCR, via the coding sequence ATGCGCGCAATCCACATACTCGCCGTCCTGCtgctcctcgccgccggcgccgctgccGGCGCCGTGAAGAAGGCATGCCACGGCGGCGACGAAGCGGCTCTCCTCGCCGTCAAGGCTGACTTCAGCAACGCCTCCTCCTTCGTGTCATGGACGCCCGACATCCCGTGTTGTCACTGGCCCGGCATCGACTGTtcggacgacgacggctccggggGTACCACGGGCCGCGTCGTCAGCCTCGCCATCTTGCGTGACGACGGCATCACCGGTGCCGTGCCAGGCGACGCCATCGCCGGGCTCACCCGCCTCCAGATCCTGTTTCTTTTCAAGCTCCCCCGTGTGTCCGGCGCCATCCCGGCGGCCCTCGCCAGGCTCTCCGGCCTCAAGGAGCTCACCATCTCGCGCACCGGCGTGTCGGGCCCCGTGCCGTCATTCCTGGGCGCGCTCAAAGCGCTCGAGTCGCTGGACCTCTCCTTCAACGCGCTTACCGGCGCCATCCCGGCGTCCCTCGGCGCGCCCCCGCGCCTCATCAGCGTCGATCTCAGCCGCAACCGCCTCACCGGCCGCATCCCGCCGCTGCTCCTCAGCAAGGCCGGGCCGCAGGCCTTCCTGTCGCTCTCGCACAATAACCTGTCCGGCGGCATCCCGGCCGAGTTCGCCGCCGTGAACTTCGAGCAGATCGACCTGTCAAGGAACCAGCTGACAGGCGACGCCTCGCTGCTGTTCGGCCGGGGAGATGACGACAAGCCGGTGCTGGATTCCGCGGACCTGTCGCGCAACGCCCTGAGCTTCAACATGTCCGGGCTGCGGCTGACTAGGCGGCTGGACTCGCTGGACCTCAGCCACAACATGATCTACGGCGGCATCCCGGCGGTGGTGGCCAACCTCGCTAACCTGCAGGTGTTCAACGTCAGCTACAACCGGCTCTGCGGCGCGGTGCCggtgggcgcggcggcgaggtACGATTTGTACTCCTTCGCGCACAACAAGTGTCTCTGTGGTGCCCCGCTACCTGATCCGTGCCGTTGA